The genomic region CATTCGAAAAATGGCTCCAAATGTATTTTTAGCGTGTAGAGTTGTAAGAACAAGGTGTCCGGTATAAGCGGCCTGTACAGCGAATTTGGCGGTTTCCCGATCTCTTATTTCTCCTACCATCAAAATATCTGGATCATGCCTCAAGGCAGCTTTTAATCCGGTTTGATAAGTAATACCTGCATTTTCATTTACTTGGACTTGAATAGCATTATCAACTATTTTTTCAACTGGATCCTCTAAGGTAATCATTTGATAGGTATGGTTTTGAATAAGATATTCCATTAGGGCATACAATGTTGTGGTTTTTCCGCTCCCAGTTGGTCCAGTCAGTAGAATAAGCCCAGAAGGATTTTCAATCCATCGTAAGATTTTTAATATTTGCGTAGGAAATAAAAATAAATCGAGTAATGATGATTTTGATCTTAAAGGAAGAAGTCGAATGGCTAACGATTCAGTGGGTGCCGCGGGAAGCGTGGATAAACGAAGCGAGTAGGGCATCTGATTGATTTGGATGGACAAGACCCCATTTTGAGGTTTTCTTGTTTCACCGATATCCATTCCTGAGAGGAATTTTAGGTGCGATAAAATTTTTGAATAGTCTTTTGGGGTATAGTGTGCTTCTTCAGTGCGTATCCCATTTGCACGGAAGTACACTTTAATATGCTGTCCAATGGGGAGAAAATGAATATCTGTTACCTCTAGTGTTACAGCTTTTTTCCAAAGCTCTTGAAGCATAAATTCAATTGTTTTCAATAAAAAATCACCTCCGTAATTATTACTCCTAAAAATAATTCGCCGTTTTTCGTTAAAATCCTTCAAGAAAAAATAAAAAGGAGAGAAATTTATGTCGACTATTTACTTAGTTGGTTTTATGGGTAGTGGAAAATCGACTGTTGGTAAGCTATTAGGGGAAAGACTTGGAATCGACTTTTATGATCTCGATGAGGAAATTGAAAAAATGACAAAACAATCCATCCCTGAGATTTTTCAAAAAGTAGGAGAAGAAGGTTTTAGAAGATATGAATCCGAACTACTAAAAAACATCTCATCTTCCAAACCAAAAATTATTGCAACCGGTGGAGGAGTAGTTGAGAAACAGGCAAATCGGATATTCATGAAAGAAAATGGAATTGTGATTTATTTACATACTGAATTCAAGTCCATTGAAAAAAGACTTGAGAATGATGAAAATCGACCTCTATGGAGCAAATCCTTTGAGGAAAAAAAAGCGCTTTATATTAGGCGATTAACATTATATGAAGATTGTTCCCATAAGAAAATTCACACCGACCAACTCTCACCAAATACAATCGCTGAGAAAATTTCAAGGATTATGAGGGAAGAGTATTGGATAGAATAAAATTGAGGTGAGAATTATGTCTGGAAATGATATTGTTAAATACATGACTCAAGAACTTGTTCGAAAGTTAGATATGCCTCAAGAAGAAAGAAAAAAGGCGCGCGAGCTTCGAAAATCTGAAAGTGTAACAAGTTATAGTAAATGGTTTGGGGTTATTCCATTTGGGTTGCGAATGATGTTTCAACGTAAAAAAAGAAGAGGATAGGAGGCCTTTCCTTTTATGTTTAGCTCCAGCGGAAAAGCTTCCTCGAGTAATCTTCGAAGTTTTTGCCCCGGGTAATCGCAGGAAGGAGAGCTTTTAGAGCTACTTTGCACGAAGAAAAAGCTTGCTTTTTCGAGGATGTAGGTCACGTCGGCGTCGTCACACGATGTGACGGTTTTAGCCGACGATCCCTAATCTAAGGTGAGGGCCATCGCCTTACGTCGATGGCCACAAGAAATGCTTCTAAAGAATTTACTTCGCAGAAACAAGTGTTTTTCTTGTTTCGAAGGGCACTTGCGCTTTTCTTAGAGCTCTTGGCTGCTTTTCTCTGTTAAATAGATGATCCCTCCGTTGATAACGGAGATATCAATTCTGGGATAGAATCTTTCTTTTAGCGCTTCTTCTTCCTTTTTTAATTTTTCTTCCCACTCTTCTCCTTGGCGCTCCTCATAAAAATAGCGTAGCAGTTTAAGTTCATCTTCCCATCTTTTTTTAGCTTCCAAGGCCCAATCCATTGGTTTTTCTTCAAGCAAATCTTTGATTCTGTTTTCAATACGTCTCAAGCCTGAAATAGGTTTAATAATTGGCGTTAGCTGGAATGCATAATCAGGAATGGTCGATTGGATAGGTTTGTTACGTATGCTTTCCATAAAATTACCTATCATTTTCCCGTTTGTTAATTGAAGGCCTACCGAATACATTTCCTCTTTCTTAATATGACAACGATACTGCACTTTCATATTTACCATTAACCATGGAATTAGAGGGTACTGGTCAAAAGGAGAAGCGCTAGGGTTTTCGTAGGCACGTACAAATTTCGTATTCTCCAATAAAAGATTAAATATCTGGTGTAATCGGGGAGATCCAAAGTGTATCCATTCCCCTTTTTTTCTATCTTCCATCTTTTTTGTGTAAAAGGTAACCTTCATGGGATCCCCTTTACGACCCATTTTACGTACATAATGCCAATAGAATGGGCGGTTCATTAACTTTTCGTCCATTTCTTCTGTTAATTGAACTGCTAGAGCCCCATCCTCCACTTCTTCTACCTCACATTGTTGTTGAGTAAAGAAATCTTGAATGAATTTATGAATAGTTTCTTGCTTCATACTCCTGCTCCTTTTTCTGCTGAGTATAGGCGATAACCGATGATAGGTTTTCCATCTTGATTTTTGCTTCTCCTACAGATTCAGAAGATGCAAAGATTGAGGACACTTCTTCTTCAATATTACTGATATTTAACTCTTGGAGGACATCATCAAGATCACCAATGACACGTTCAAATAATTGGATTTTCTCATAAAGGAGTGTTAAAACCTGATCTTCAACCGTGTCTTTGATAGCAAAGTTATAAATATGAACGTCTTCTTCCTGACCAAACCTGTGAATTCGCCCAATTCTCTGTTCCAGTCGCATAGGGTTCCAAGGCAGATCATAATTGATCATGTTATGACAGAATTGAAGATTAATCCCTTCACCTCCTGCCTCAGTAGCAATTAAAACTTGCGCATGTTGTTTGAAAAGCTGCTTCATCCAATCCTTTTTACTTCGCTTGAAGCCTCCACGAAATGGAACGGAAGATATCCCGTGTTGTTGTAAGAACCATTGTAAATATAACTGTGTTGCACGGTATTCCGTAAAGATGATAAATTTCTCATTTTCGGGTTCCTGTTGGATGAGCTCGATCACCCGTTTAGCCTTGGAGTGATGTGGCATTTGTTCTATTTTACTGGCTAGCTCTTCAAAGAACTTTCTACGGTTTTCTGAAAGGTCTTCTTTCTTAAACTGCTCTCTTAATGTCATATAACAAGCTTCTCGACTTGAACAAAGTTCCCGGAGTAAGGTTAGATTTAGGAATGAAGTTCTCTCTTGCTTGTTGGTTGATAAAAAATCATAGACTTGTTTTTCTTCTTCTGAAAAATCGATGGTAATATTCTGCACCTTTCGCTTAGTCCAATCTAACCCAGTTTGCTGACGGCTGTTTCTCACCATCACATGTTGAATGAGTTGTTTCAGATAGGCATCCTCTTTCAATTTAGATCGATGATTTCCAAAGTGATCTGTAAATTGTTCATAGGTACCTAGATGCCCTGGTTTTAATATTGTTACTAAGTTAAACAACTCTGACAGCTTGTTTTGCACAGGAG from Bacillaceae bacterium S4-13-56 harbors:
- the comGA gene encoding competence type IV pilus ATPase ComGA, whose product is MKTIEFMLQELWKKAVTLEVTDIHFLPIGQHIKVYFRANGIRTEEAHYTPKDYSKILSHLKFLSGMDIGETRKPQNGVLSIQINQMPYSLRLSTLPAAPTESLAIRLLPLRSKSSLLDLFLFPTQILKILRWIENPSGLILLTGPTGSGKTTTLYALMEYLIQNHTYQMITLEDPVEKIVDNAIQVQVNENAGITYQTGLKAALRHDPDILMVGEIRDRETAKFAVQAAYTGHLVLTTLHAKNTFGAIFRMEDLGVSSNDLSQVLVAIASQQLITLTPKNSLETDPLQKRVAILEMLDGPVLERAIQGHSPYLLPYFHSFYHIRRKAYALGFINESQL
- a CDS encoding YqhG family protein, translated to MKQETIHKFIQDFFTQQQCEVEEVEDGALAVQLTEEMDEKLMNRPFYWHYVRKMGRKGDPMKVTFYTKKMEDRKKGEWIHFGSPRLHQIFNLLLENTKFVRAYENPSASPFDQYPLIPWLMVNMKVQYRCHIKKEEMYSVGLQLTNGKMIGNFMESIRNKPIQSTIPDYAFQLTPIIKPISGLRRIENRIKDLLEEKPMDWALEAKKRWEDELKLLRYFYEERQGEEWEEKLKKEEEALKERFYPRIDISVINGGIIYLTEKSSQEL
- a CDS encoding YqzE family protein is translated as MSGNDIVKYMTQELVRKLDMPQEERKKARELRKSESVTSYSKWFGVIPFGLRMMFQRKKRRG
- a CDS encoding SNF2-related protein, producing MMIPITYQEDYSEVITDRLDNGGSVSSWESFVMAYDTAQHLLVPEFKGLQCPSHLPQVDFLPHQVECAQKVIEDMNGRAILADEVGLGKTIEAGLILKEYMIRGLVKKILILAPASLVNQWVNELQQKFYIPAAAYRKGYNWDQHDIFVTSIDTAKRDGHRQQILEQHYDMVIIDEAHKLKNHKTKNYEFCQQLNKTYCLLLTATPVQNKLSELFNLVTILKPGHLGTYEQFTDHFGNHRSKLKEDAYLKQLIQHVMVRNSRQQTGLDWTKRKVQNITIDFSEEEKQVYDFLSTNKQERTSFLNLTLLRELCSSREACYMTLREQFKKEDLSENRRKFFEELASKIEQMPHHSKAKRVIELIQQEPENEKFIIFTEYRATQLYLQWFLQQHGISSVPFRGGFKRSKKDWMKQLFKQHAQVLIATEAGGEGINLQFCHNMINYDLPWNPMRLEQRIGRIHRFGQEEDVHIYNFAIKDTVEDQVLTLLYEKIQLFERVIGDLDDVLQELNISNIEEEVSSIFASSESVGEAKIKMENLSSVIAYTQQKKEQEYEARNYS
- a CDS encoding shikimate kinase; amino-acid sequence: MSTIYLVGFMGSGKSTVGKLLGERLGIDFYDLDEEIEKMTKQSIPEIFQKVGEEGFRRYESELLKNISSSKPKIIATGGGVVEKQANRIFMKENGIVIYLHTEFKSIEKRLENDENRPLWSKSFEEKKALYIRRLTLYEDCSHKKIHTDQLSPNTIAEKISRIMREEYWIE